TGTAGATCAAGAACGTCGCCGTCACGACGGCCCAGATGGTGAAGAGCGACCAACCCAATCGACGGAGCAGGTGCTGGATCACGGCAGCCTCCCGAGCGCTAGGGCCAGCGTGGTGCGTGGCGCGTGCTTGCAGCGGCGATCGAGCCCGGGCACGCCGTTCCAGCAGGGCGCATTTCCACGCGCGGTCTTCTGCTGCTCACGGTCGAACCACATGTTGCGCACGTACTGCGACAGCACCGGGTGCGGCCGGTAGCCGTGGACGTACGGCTGCCACAGCTCGAAGTAGCGGTACGAGTAGGCCGTGGCCCAGGGCGCGTCGTCCGCCACGATGGCTTCGGCCTCGCGGTACAGCTGCATGCGGCGAGCGCGATCCGAGGAGCGGCGTGCTTCCGTCAAGATGCGGTCCAGCTTGGGGTTCGAGTAGAACGCCGCGTTCTGGCTCTCTTCCTCCTGGATGGCGCTGGAAGAGAGGGTGGGCTCGAAGAACGTGCTCGGGTCGGGGAAGTCCGCGTGCCAGCCGGTGAAGCCGATCTGCACCGTGTTGCGGCGGCTGCTCTTGGCCAGGAACGTGGGGTAGCCCACCAGCTGGATGCGAATGTCGATGCCGATGTGAGCGAGCTGCTGCTTGTAGATCTCCGCCGCCTGCCCCGCGTAGGAGTCGATGATGGCGAGGTAGGGGATTTCCTTCGGGTAGCCGCCCTTGCCCGTCTTCGGATCGTACGGGTAGCCCGCGAGCTTCATCTCTTCCAGGGCGCGATCGTAGTCGAAGGCCTGGTGGGGATAGCCGGGCGTGGTGGGGATCAGCACCTCGGGCACGATCTTGCCGTGGCCCAGCACGTGGCCCGGGCGCACGGACGCCACCTGCTGCCGGTTGATGGCGAAGGATACGGCGCGACGGAAGTGGCGATTGTCGAACGGCGCCATCTCCGTGTTCATGAAGCTGCCGGCGGTGGTGAGGCTCTGCTCCCACTCGCCGCGGCCCTTCCACGCTGGGCTCGAGCGGTATAGCTGCGAGTCCGCCTCGGAGAACTCGCGCATGTAGTCGATGTCGCCCTGCTCGAATTTGAAGCGCTGGGTGAACGACTGCATGCTCAGGTACCACTCGATGGCGTCGAGGTAGGGCTTGCCCTTCTGCCAATAGCCGTCGTGGCGGACCAGGCGAATGACTTGGCCGTTCTCGTAGCGCTCCACCTTGAAGGGGCCCGCGCCGCACGGGTGGCTGGAGAAATGGCGGTCGTAGGTCTTGCCCGCGCTCTTGCACACGGGCGCCACGATGGGCAGCGCCATGATGTGCAGGAAGGTGGCGTCGGGCTCCGTGAGCTCGAAGCTCACCACGTACTTGCCCTCCACCTTCACACCGGAAAGCTCCTCCGCCTTGCCGTCGTGGTACGCCTTGTAGCCCACGATCCGCTCGTAGTAGCTGGGCACGGGGCAGGGGGTCTTCACGTGCAGCGAACGCTCGATGCTGCGCTTGACGTCGGCGGCGACCATCTCGCTGCCGTCGTGAAACAGCACGCCCTTTCGCAGCGTGAACACGTAGCGCTTGCCGTCCGGCGCTCGGTCGATGCTCTCCGCCAGCTCGGGGACGAGCTTGCCGTCCTGATCGTAGCTGACGAGGCGATCGTAGATCAGCGACTCGATGGCGGCGGACGCCGTGTCGAAGGCAGTGGCGGCGTCCAGTGAGCGCACGTCGGTGAAGAAGGCGGTGCGCAGGGTGCCGCCACGCTGCGGCGGGACGTCGCGATCCTCGCCGATGGGCGGCGCCACCTTCGCGTTGCACCCGAGGCACACGAGGCCCGCGGCCAAGAGCTCAATCTTCGTGCGGATCGAGCGCATCGCGCAGCCCTTCTCCCACGAGGTTGAAGCCCAGCACGGAGAGGAAGATCATCAACCCCGGCGCCACCACCAGGCGCGGCGCCACCGTGTAGTAGCGCTGGCCTTCCTGCAGCATGCGACCCCAGGTGGCCGTGGGGGGCGGCAGCCCCACCTGCAGGTACGACAGCACGCTCTCGGCGATGATCATCTGGGCCACGGACGCCGAGGCGATCACGATCAAAGGCCCAGCCACGTTGGGCAAGATGTGCCGCAGCAAGATGGACGGAGTGGATTGGCCCAGCGCTCGGGAGGCCACGATGAAGTCCAGGGATCGCACCTGGATGGCCTTGCTGCGGATGATGCGGGCGGTACCGAACCAGCTGGTGAAGCCGAGCACCATCAGGATGGTGGTGATGGTGGTGTCCCCGACCGCGGCGCCGATGGCCATGACCAAGAGCAAGTAGGGAAAGCTCAGGCCCACGTCGACGAGGCGCATCAAGAAGGTGTCCACGCCTTGGGCTCGGGTGCCCTCCGCATAGCCGCTCACGAGGCCTACCAGCGCGCCCACGACGATGGAGATGCCGGTGGCGAAGAACGCCACGAGCAGCGACACCTGGGCGCCGTGACACAGGCGGCTCAAGAGGTCACGCATCAGCTGGTCCACCCCGAGCCAGTGTGCGCTCGAGATGCCCACCAGCTGGCCGCTCGCGTTGCGGCCGTGGGCAAAGTCACTGATGTCCGGGTCATGGCCGGTGACAACGGGCCCCAAGACCGCGAACAGCACCAACAGCGCCACCAGCCCGAGCCCCGCGACGGCGCCGCGGTTCTTCTTGAATCGACGGAAGGCGCGGGGGTCGAACATGGGGCGGGGCCTTGTCTTACCCGTTTCCCCGGAGATCGAAAACCGGCCCGGCGGCCGTTCAGGCGAGGAAGCTCGAGATGGCCTGCGCAGTGCGCTCGGGCTGCTCTTCCTGGGGCGTGTGGCCCGCGTCCACCAGCTCGAAGCCGGCCCCGTGGATCTCCTTGGAGAGCCGCTGACCCAGGGCCGCCGGGACCAGCCGGTCCTGGCGGCCCCAGAGCACCAGGGTGGGGCTCCGGACGCGGCTGGTGCGTGCCACGATGTTGCGCGTGTCGCTGGTGGCGCGGAGCGTGGCCAGCGCGCTGCCCCGGGCCGCCGGTGAGTTGAACTGGTCGTAGTAGTAGTCGATGCGATCGAGAGCTTTTGTCGGGGCGCCGCGGGAAAGGAGCCGGGAGCGAAAGAACGTCCGGAAGCTCACGCGGTTGAACAGCTGCTTGAACACCAAGCCGCCCAGCAGCGGCAAGCCGGCGACCCGCTGCTCCAGCGTGAGGGGCGTCGCGTAGCAGGGCGTGTCGATCAACACCAGGCGCGACACGAGCTCCGCGTGGCGTGCCGCCAGCGTCAGTGCCACCGCCCCACCGAGGCCGTGGCCGACCAGGGCGGCGCGCCCGAGCCCGAGGCCGGCATACAGATCTGCGAGCGCTTCGGTGAAAGCATCCACCGTGTACGGAAAGCGACTGGGCGGCGGCTTCTCGCTCTCACCGAAACCCGGGAGGTCCGGGGCCACCACGTGATGGCTCTGGGCCAGGCTCTGCGCCGTTGCGTTCCAGGTGGAGTGGTCGAACAGCACGTCGTGGAGCAGCACCACGGGAGGCCCCTCGCCGCGCTCGCTGACTCGGACCCGCACGCCGCTGGCGACGATGTCCCGATACGCGACCTCGACCATGGCCGCGCAGCGTAGCCCGAAAGTCACGGCGTTCGTGTGCGCGTTCGTTTTTCGAAACGTTTCGGGCAACTACCGACCGACTCGAGCGAACTGGATGACATGGCGCTCCTCTTCACACGCCCCGCCCAGGTTCGCTACGAGCTGTCGGAACGTCTGGGCGCGGGCGGTTTCGCGGAAGCATGGCGCGCACAGCGCCAGAGCCCGATGCTGGACGACGAAGTGTGCCTGAAGATCCCGCGGCGCCCGCTGGATGCCGGACTGCGCAGGAACCTCTTGGAAGAAGCGCGGCTGCTCGCGCGCATCCGGCATCCCAACGTCGTGACGCTGCTCGACGCAGTGGAGGACGAAGCCGGCCGCGTGCTGCTGGTGCTCGAGCTGGTGCGCGGCGTGGACCTCGGAGTGCTGTGCTCCCGCGTGCGTGAGGGGCACCGCTACTCCGACGCCGTGGTGGCGCACGTGGGTGCCTGCTTGTGCCGCGCGCTCGCCGCGGCGAACGCCGCCGTTCCCGGCGGCATCGTTCATCGAGACGTGTCTCCCAGGAACGTGCTGGTGGGTATGGACGGCCAGGTCAAGCTCTCGGACTTCGGCATAGCTCGGGCGTTCGATCGGGAGAGCTGGACGGTGAAGGGACGCGTGAAGGGTAAGCTGATGTACCTCTCGCCGGAGCAGCTCCGGGGCGGCACCCTGGACGTGCGCAGCGATCTGTTCGCAGTGGGGATCGTGCTGCACGAGCTGGCCTCGGGGGTGCACCCCTTCTGGCGCGGGGACCGAACGGCCACCCTCGCGGCCATCGCGGAGGGGGACTGCCGGTTCTGCCTTTCGGGCGACCGGCCCTTGGCCCGGGTGCTCGCCCGCCTGCTCGCTCCCGAGCGAGAGGCGCGGCCCTGGGACGCGCGCGCGGCGCTCGCCCTGCTCGAGCCCATTGCTGACGCTCCCGTGGCGGAGCGGGTGCTGGCCGCGGAGGCTACGCGGCGGGGGCCGGGCCTGGTGCGCGCGCGTCCCAGGTTGGAGCTGGCCGTCGCTCAGCGGTAGGGGGCGCCGCCCTCCAGGCGCTCGGCCAGCGTGAAGCTGGCATCGACGAGCGTCGAGAGCGTGCGCGCGTCCGCCACCAGCCCGGGGCGCACCACCACCAGATCACCGTCTTCGACGCACGCGCTCGCCAGCGGCGGCAGCACCGCGCGCGCGTCCTCGTCGAGCAGCGCGCCCCGGGCCGCCACCCGAATGCGGGTGGCGACCTCGCTGCCGCGCACGGTGACGTCCGCCACGGCTCGCCGGCCCTTGCGAACGAAGATCGCGTTGAGCTCGTCGCTCTCCACCAGCGCACCGCTGACGCCGCGCCAAGCCTCGATGAGATTGCGCTTCCACACGGATGGGAACAGTCGCACCACGCTGGTGAGCGTGGCGCTCAGCTTCTGCAAGGTTTGCTGCGCTGCGTCGGCGTCGGAGCCCGGGCCATGGCCGTGCACGGACGCGTCCGACACGCTGAAAGTCCAGCTTGCCGGCGCGTCCTCCATGGCGCGGAAGGCCGCGCGGATCACGGTCTTGGCGAGAGTGGGGGACGCCGACGTCGCGGCGACTCGGCGCGACGTCTCCAGCATGTGGGCCAACGTGCGCGGAGCTTCGAGCTCATCGAAGCCGAGGAACAGCGGAATGCCGAGCGACGCGTTCAGCGCGACGTCCACCCAGCACAAGCAGCACGATCGCGAGCGTCGTGCAATCCGGTACGTGCGCACAGTGTGGGATGGAGTGCGAGAATGACATGTAGTTCCATGTGGGTATGGACGACCCTTCATCTCCATGGACAATGCAACAGATATGACAATTAATGTCTCACTGGTGACCGGGTTCAGCGTCCATGGAGCCCCGATAACAATCGCCGAAATTTTTGGTGCGAAAGTCTTTTGGGCGATCCACTGAGTAGAATATATTCGCTCGCGTTCCGAGGCACTGCTCGGGGAAGCCAATGACCGCCATCGACGAAGCCACACTGAGCCGGATCGAGAAGGACCACGCAGCGGGTCTGACCTCCGTGGAGATCCTCGACGTGTTCGCTCAGCACGGCATCGCCCTCAGCGAAGCGACGCTTCGCAAGTACGTTCAGCTCGGCCTCCTGCCGCGCAGCGTGCGCGTCGGGCGCAAGGGCAAGCACCAAGGCTCGCAGGGCATCTACCCCGTGAGCGTGGTTCGTCAGATCTTGCGCATCAAGCAGATGATGGCGGAGAGCTACACCATCGAGCAGATCCAGCGGGAGTTCCTGTTCATGCGAGCGGACCTCCAACAGCTGGAGCAGACCCTCACCAGCATCTTCGACAAGTTGGACGAGATGCTGAAGCAGCGCCGGCGAGAGGCCACGGCTCAGGTCGTGGCTCGCGAGGTTCGCGATGCGCGGGCGCTCAGCAAGGACTTGCTCACCCGCTTGGTGAGCATCGAGGATCGACTCGCTTCGCGCGCGAAGATCGAGCGCGTGGCGGCATCATGATTGAAAGGTTCGTGAGCTTGACTTGGTCGCACTGCCAGTGAGGGGCAGCTCCTGACGGACGGCGGGTTCGTCGTCAGGATGGTCCGGCAGCAGCGACGCATCGTGCGAAATCAGGCGGTACCAGGCGTGATCGGGACGGGCTCCCGGCCGCGGCAGGGATCGTGCGTGTGCGAGACACAGCGGAAGCGAAGAGGATCGGGAGGCAGCGCATGGATTCGAAGAGGCTCGACGGCACGGCGACTTTGCCCGCGGAAGAACAGGTGCTCGAGACGGAAGGTGCCACGGCACTGCAGCCGGACGACGCCGAAACCATCACCCGGGAGCAGCGCCGCTCGCGTCGCAAGCGCGACGTGCGGGCGCGCACCATCAGCGTCAAGCGCATGACCAAGCGCGAGCTGGAGATCGGTCGTCTTCTGTATCCGGAAACGGACTACTGGAAGCCGCGCTCGCGTGCGGAATGCCTGGACGGCCCGCGTCCCTGTCCGTTCGTGTCCTGCAAGCACCACCTCTACATCGACGTCTCGCCGCGCACCGGTGCCATCAAGCTCAATTTCCCGGACCTCGAGGTCTGGGAAATGGGTGAGACCTGCGCGCTGGACGTTGCGGACCGCGGTGGAACGACTCTCGAGGACGTAGGAGCGATCATGAATCTGACGCGCGAGCGCATTCGCCAGGTGGAGGTCAAGGCCTTGGCCAAGCTGGAGGCCCTGCGCGACATGATGGCGCTTCGCGATTACGTGGACGAAGGTCCGGTGGGCAAGCGGCGCCTGCCGCAGCTGTCGAAGTCGGACTTGGCCGAGGGCGCCACCGAGGACGACGAGCAGGATGACGATTTCGAGGAGAACGACGATTTCGAGATGGAGCAGCTCGACGCCTGAGCCAAGGCGAAGAGCCGTACGGAAACGCCGCGCTTGTGCGCGGCGTTTCTGCATTTCAGCCTCGAAGTAGCTCGACTGTCCTCAAGAAGCTGCCCCCGAGGATCTTCTGGATGGTGTCCGGGTCGTGGCCGTCGCGGAGCAGTATGTCCACCAGCTTGGGCAGCTCGAGGCAGGTGAGCATGTCTCTCGGGGGGCTGATGGCCCCGTCCCAGTCGCTGCCCAGGGCGGCGTGGTCCGCGCCCACGGTCTTCACGATGTGACCCAGGTGCCGAGCGATGCTCTCGGCCTTGCCGCCGAAGTAGGGGTCGCCCAGAAAGCTCGACTGGTACATGACGCCGATGGTGCCGCCGCTGTCGGCGACGGCCTTCAGCTGGTCGTCGTCCAGGTTGCGCCAGTGCTCGAAGACGCCGGAAACGCCGGTGTGTGTCACGATCAGCGGCTTGTCCTTGTCGTGGATCTCCACCGCGTCCCAGAAGCCGCGTTTGCTGATGTGGGCCAGGTCCACGAAGATCCGCTTCTCGTTCAAGCGCCGCACGTAGTCGCGTCCGCGATCCGTGAGGCCGCTGTCCGCCCCCGCCTTGAGCGGCGAGCTGGTGACGCCCAGGCTGGAGGACGACAGATGCACCAGCGTGATGCGCAGCACCACGTCGTCCTCGATCAGATCGAGGGAGTCCGGCGAGGCGTCGAGGGCGTTGCCCCCCTGAATGCCGATGAACGCCGCGTGCTTGCTCGCGGCGCGCGCCTCGCGGTACTCGCGGACGTTGCGCACCACGGAAAACTGCTCGGACACGCCGTCGAAAATACGGCGCAGGCGCCGGAGGTTCTCCACGAAGGCGCGCTCGCGCCCCTTGGCGCTACGCGAGGGATTGGTGGTGATGATCCAGGTCGCACCCGTCAGTCCGGCCTCCAGGATGCGAGGGAAGTCGACCTGGCTGTAGGCCACGCCCGATAGCAGCCCGTGGCCGTGGCGACGGGTCAGGTCGTAGCCGAAGATGCGGGTCCAGATGAAGGAGTCGACGTGCAGATCGAGGACGTCGCTCGCCAGGTAGAGCTCCACGGCCTCCTTCGAGATGCCGAGCTCCTGGGCCCAGGCTCCGGGATCGCTCCGGTGGTCGACGAAGTCGAGGCGTGTCATCGGGCCAGGCTGGGCGTGCCGGCCCGAGAACGCAATCAGATCCCGCGGGGAACGCGGTCCAGGTCGATCTCGCCCAGGGCGTAGCGGATGAGCGCGCTGCGGTTGGCCTTGGTCAAGCCGCGGGCCTTCAGCTCGTCCACCATCTGGTCGAGGCGATGCAGGTCGTCCATGTACATGGAGATGCAGATCACCTTGTAGTGGGTGGGCTTGTCGGCGCCGCGCTTGGTCTTTCGCGCCGCGGAAACGGGCCCCGGCCGGTCGTTGTAGAAGCTCGAGCTCAGCACGCCTTCGATCTCGTCACGATCCAAGACGCGAGCGGCTGCTTGGCGGAAATCGTCTCTGTCACTCACCCCACACCTCCTACACGGGCTGCCGGCATCTGGCCGATGGTGGAATCAATGAGCCGGTCGACGACGCGGACGTAGTCGGTGGCGGCGCTGGAGCCAGGCGCGTACTCGAGCAGCGTCTTGCCGCGCGCGGGCGCTTCCTTGACCTTGATGGCGAGGCGCACCGGCTCGAAGCAGCGCTCGCCGAAGTGCTCGCGGAGCGTGTCCAGGGCCTCGTGGCAAATCCGGGCGCGCGCGTCGAACAGCGTGGGCAACACGCCCCACAGCTTCACGGGGTGGGAGAGCAGCTTGTTGACGTGCTTGATGGTGCGCAGCACCTGCCGTACGCCCACCAACGAGAGATAGTCACAGGCGACGGGGCACAACACCGCGTCGGCGAGCACCAAGGCGTTCTGGTTCAGCAGCGACAGACTCGGTGAGCAATCCACGATCACGAAGTCGTACAGCTCCCGCGCGCGCTCCAGGCGCGACGCGAGCACGCGGTCGCGCTGCTTGCGTCCGGCGAGATAGAGCTCGGCGGCGGCCAGCGTCTCGTTGGAGGGCAACACGTCCAGCCCCGGGCGCACGGTGGTGACGGCCTGCTCGATGGACAGCCCCATCACCAGCACGTGGTAGAGGGAGCGCTCGGCTTTGAGCCCCAGAGACACGCCGACGTTGCCCTGGCCGTCGGTGTCGACCAACAGCACTCGAGCGCCGCGCTCGGCGAGGCCCGCCGCGATGGTGACGGCGGTGGTGGTCTTGCCCGTGCCGCCCTTGTGATTGAACACGGCGAGCACCCGCGGCGTATCCGAGGCCACCACGCGAGACCGGCTCGGAGGCGGGAGCATGGTGGCGTGCGTGGGATCCGGCACGATTTCGGCGGGGGGCAGCGTTTCGGTGGGGGGTGGCGCGGGACGAGTGTCGTTGGCTTCGTCTTCGACGAGGCGAAGCCCATGCCCCAGCACCTGCGCCCGGCAGTCGCTGCTGCAGGCGTAGTGCCGATGGCCTCCGGTGAAGATCACCTGAGAGGCGAGCTCCACCTGGAAGTCACGCCCGCATGCGTCGCAGCGCGCGTCGGTTGCGTGGCTCTGCTCCAGACAACGCTGGGAGCAGAAGTAGACGAAGGAGCGACCGTCGGCGTCGACGCGTTCCTCCATCTGGTAGCTGAAGTGAACGTCGAAGTCGGCGTGGCAGATGCTGCAGCTCTGGCTCGGCATGGGGGAGGGATGCCGCCTCACGGTTATCGAAGCGGTCCCCACCCGATGGCATGGCCCCGAAGAACGGGCCAAGTTTTCACGCCGGCTTCGGCCCGCGGGTCAGTGCCGGAAATGCCGTACGCCGGTGAGCACCATGGCGATGCCGGCGGCGTCCGCCGCGGCGATCACCGCGGCGTCGTTCTTGCTGCCGCCGGGCTGCGCCACCGCGGTGATGCCGGCCTTGGCGGCAGCCTCCAGGCCGTCCGGGAAGGGGAAGAAGGCGTCCGACGCCATCACGCTGCTCTTGGCCTGCTCGCCGGCCTTTTCCACGGCAATCTCCACGGCCTGCACCCGCGCCGTCTGGCCGCCACCGATGCCCACCGTCACGCTCACCCCGGCATCGTGGCGCCCGAGCACGATGGCATTGCTGCGCACGTGCTTCACGGCGCACCAGGAAAACTCCAGGGCGGCGAGCTCCGCCTCGGTCGGCGCGCGCTGGGTGGCGACCTTGCCGCCGCGCACCTCGCCGGGGCCGGTGGCGTCGCGCGACATGACGGCGAAGCCACCTCCGATACGCTTCATGACCAGCGCATCGTGATCGCGTCCCAGCCACTCTCCGGTGGAAAGCAGCCGGAGCGCCGACTTCTTGCGCAGCCGCTCGAGAGCGTCCTTGGCGAAGCTCGGCGCGATGATGCACTCGAGGAACGTCTCCGCCAGGAGCTCCGCCGTCGGCAGATCCACCTCGCGGTTCAGCGCCACGATGCCGCCGAAGGCGCTCATGGCGTCCGCCTCCCGCGCCGCGCGGTACGCCACGCTCAGCTCGTTCGCCTGGGCGATGCCGCAGGGGCTCGCGTGCTTGACCACCACCGCCGCCGGCGTGTCGAATTCGCGTACGGCGTCGAGGGCGGCTTCCACATCTACGAGGTTATTGAAGCTGAGCTCCTTGGCGCCGGTTCCGAGGCTTTCTGCCTGGGCCAGGGAGCCCGCCGGGGCGTTTCGATCGCGATAGAACGCGCCGCGTTGGTGTGGATTCTCGCCGTAGCGCAGGGCGTAGCCCTTCGAGAGCGGCAACGTGAGGCTCCGCGGCCAGCCGTCGCTCTCCCCGAGGCCCGTGAGCCAACCGCTGATCGCCGCGTCATATGCGGCCGTGTGGGCGAAGGCCTTCGCCGCCAAGCGCTGCCGCGTCTCGACGCTCACCTCACCGCCTTGCTCCAGCTCCTGCAGCACCAGCGCATAGTCTTCTGGATCACACACTACGGTCACCCGCGCGTGGTTCTTGGCTGCGGAGCGCAGCATGCTCGGGCCGCCGATGTCGATGTTCTCGATCAGCTCCGCCACAGTGGCCCCGGCCTTCGCCAGAGTTTGCTCGAAGGGGTACAGGTTGACCACGACGAGATCGATGTAGCGCGCGCCCAGGCGATCCAAGTCTGCGTCGTCGGTGCCCTCGCGTCCGAGCAGGCCGCCGTGCACCTTCGGGTGCAGCGTCTTCACGCGGCCGTCCATTACCTCGGGCGACCCGGTGTAGCTCTCGACGGTCTCCACCGGGATACCGGCGCCTCCCAGCGCCTTGTACGTGCCACCGGTGCTGAGCAGGGCGACATCGAGATGAACGAGGGCCTTCGCGAATTCCACGAGGCCGGTCTTGTCGGATACGGAAACCAGGGCGCGGCGGATCTTCATGGCAGTGGGTCGGCTATCCTCTGGCCCCGGCGTCGTCAACCGCCGCCGAAATCTCTGCACGCGCGGCATGTTTTCCCCGCCTTCTCAGGGGGACATGCTCTATCCTCCGCCGCCATGACGACGATGCGGGCCCTCCTGGGTCTCTCTTTCTTGTTGCTCGCCGCCTGTTCTTCTTCGGACGACTCCAGCAGCGGGCCGAGTGGGCCCTTCGAGCCCGCCGGCAACGGCCAGCCCATTGGCGAGGCGGAAGCCTGCGCTCAGGTGCGTGCCGCCGA
This portion of the Polyangiaceae bacterium genome encodes:
- a CDS encoding ABC transporter substrate-binding protein, coding for MRSIRTKIELLAAGLVCLGCNAKVAPPIGEDRDVPPQRGGTLRTAFFTDVRSLDAATAFDTASAAIESLIYDRLVSYDQDGKLVPELAESIDRAPDGKRYVFTLRKGVLFHDGSEMVAADVKRSIERSLHVKTPCPVPSYYERIVGYKAYHDGKAEELSGVKVEGKYVVSFELTEPDATFLHIMALPIVAPVCKSAGKTYDRHFSSHPCGAGPFKVERYENGQVIRLVRHDGYWQKGKPYLDAIEWYLSMQSFTQRFKFEQGDIDYMREFSEADSQLYRSSPAWKGRGEWEQSLTTAGSFMNTEMAPFDNRHFRRAVSFAINRQQVASVRPGHVLGHGKIVPEVLIPTTPGYPHQAFDYDRALEEMKLAGYPYDPKTGKGGYPKEIPYLAIIDSYAGQAAEIYKQQLAHIGIDIRIQLVGYPTFLAKSSRRNTVQIGFTGWHADFPDPSTFFEPTLSSSAIQEEESQNAAFYSNPKLDRILTEARRSSDRARRMQLYREAEAIVADDAPWATAYSYRYFELWQPYVHGYRPHPVLSQYVRNMWFDREQQKTARGNAPCWNGVPGLDRRCKHAPRTTLALALGRLP
- a CDS encoding ABC transporter permease, whose amino-acid sequence is MFDPRAFRRFKKNRGAVAGLGLVALLVLFAVLGPVVTGHDPDISDFAHGRNASGQLVGISSAHWLGVDQLMRDLLSRLCHGAQVSLLVAFFATGISIVVGALVGLVSGYAEGTRAQGVDTFLMRLVDVGLSFPYLLLVMAIGAAVGDTTITTILMVLGFTSWFGTARIIRSKAIQVRSLDFIVASRALGQSTPSILLRHILPNVAGPLIVIASASVAQMIIAESVLSYLQVGLPPPTATWGRMLQEGQRYYTVAPRLVVAPGLMIFLSVLGFNLVGEGLRDALDPHED
- a CDS encoding alpha/beta hydrolase; this encodes MRVRVSERGEGPPVVLLHDVLFDHSTWNATAQSLAQSHHVVAPDLPGFGESEKPPPSRFPYTVDAFTEALADLYAGLGLGRAALVGHGLGGAVALTLAARHAELVSRLVLIDTPCYATPLTLEQRVAGLPLLGGLVFKQLFNRVSFRTFFRSRLLSRGAPTKALDRIDYYYDQFNSPAARGSALATLRATSDTRNIVARTSRVRSPTLVLWGRQDRLVPAALGQRLSKEIHGAGFELVDAGHTPQEEQPERTAQAISSFLA
- a CDS encoding serine/threonine protein kinase, coding for MALLFTRPAQVRYELSERLGAGGFAEAWRAQRQSPMLDDEVCLKIPRRPLDAGLRRNLLEEARLLARIRHPNVVTLLDAVEDEAGRVLLVLELVRGVDLGVLCSRVREGHRYSDAVVAHVGACLCRALAAANAAVPGGIVHRDVSPRNVLVGMDGQVKLSDFGIARAFDRESWTVKGRVKGKLMYLSPEQLRGGTLDVRSDLFAVGIVLHELASGVHPFWRGDRTATLAAIAEGDCRFCLSGDRPLARVLARLLAPEREARPWDARAALALLEPIADAPVAERVLAAEATRRGPGLVRARPRLELAVAQR
- a CDS encoding membrane dipeptidase is translated as MTRLDFVDHRSDPGAWAQELGISKEAVELYLASDVLDLHVDSFIWTRIFGYDLTRRHGHGLLSGVAYSQVDFPRILEAGLTGATWIITTNPSRSAKGRERAFVENLRRLRRIFDGVSEQFSVVRNVREYREARAASKHAAFIGIQGGNALDASPDSLDLIEDDVVLRITLVHLSSSSLGVTSSPLKAGADSGLTDRGRDYVRRLNEKRIFVDLAHISKRGFWDAVEIHDKDKPLIVTHTGVSGVFEHWRNLDDDQLKAVADSGGTIGVMYQSSFLGDPYFGGKAESIARHLGHIVKTVGADHAALGSDWDGAISPPRDMLTCLELPKLVDILLRDGHDPDTIQKILGGSFLRTVELLRG
- a CDS encoding ParA family protein, which codes for MLPPPSRSRVVASDTPRVLAVFNHKGGTGKTTTAVTIAAGLAERGARVLLVDTDGQGNVGVSLGLKAERSLYHVLVMGLSIEQAVTTVRPGLDVLPSNETLAAAELYLAGRKQRDRVLASRLERARELYDFVIVDCSPSLSLLNQNALVLADAVLCPVACDYLSLVGVRQVLRTIKHVNKLLSHPVKLWGVLPTLFDARARICHEALDTLREHFGERCFEPVRLAIKVKEAPARGKTLLEYAPGSSAATDYVRVVDRLIDSTIGQMPAARVGGVG
- the purH gene encoding bifunctional phosphoribosylaminoimidazolecarboxamide formyltransferase/IMP cyclohydrolase, translated to MKIRRALVSVSDKTGLVEFAKALVHLDVALLSTGGTYKALGGAGIPVETVESYTGSPEVMDGRVKTLHPKVHGGLLGREGTDDADLDRLGARYIDLVVVNLYPFEQTLAKAGATVAELIENIDIGGPSMLRSAAKNHARVTVVCDPEDYALVLQELEQGGEVSVETRQRLAAKAFAHTAAYDAAISGWLTGLGESDGWPRSLTLPLSKGYALRYGENPHQRGAFYRDRNAPAGSLAQAESLGTGAKELSFNNLVDVEAALDAVREFDTPAAVVVKHASPCGIAQANELSVAYRAAREADAMSAFGGIVALNREVDLPTAELLAETFLECIIAPSFAKDALERLRKKSALRLLSTGEWLGRDHDALVMKRIGGGFAVMSRDATGPGEVRGGKVATQRAPTEAELAALEFSWCAVKHVRSNAIVLGRHDAGVSVTVGIGGGQTARVQAVEIAVEKAGEQAKSSVMASDAFFPFPDGLEAAAKAGITAVAQPGGSKNDAAVIAAADAAGIAMVLTGVRHFRH